The genomic window GTctccggggagggggggtttcCTCTTTGAGAAGCTGATGATTCTGGTGATCTTACGACCTGCCGCTCTACTAACTGTACCCGTCAGCTCTGACAGTGCTCCCCGCTTGGccttacctacacacacacacacacacacacaggcacacacacacacacacacaggcacacacacaggcacacacacagacacacacacagacacacacacacacacacagagatagagagaaagagagagggagagagaggtttagcATAAAACAGGATGGGATATGAcgtgtggtcagtgtgtcttTCTCTTATTAAATATAATGAGATGGAAATGACTGGTCAAAGAGTTTAAGGAGAGCTAGGTGAAGGTCAGTGCTACACAAACTGATAGTACAGTACTGTGCATAACACAGCAAAGGATAAACATGACCTACAAACGGCCAAgcgtggagacacacacacactcacacacacacacacacactcacacactcacacactgaagcCTTTGCAGAAGGGCTTTGATCACACTTTCCCTGTGAAACCATTTCCTGGCTTTGTCTCTGTATGAGTGGACACTTTGAAATGGGGGTTAATGGAACACCTGGAAGATGCATGACTAAGTGGGTGGGAGGAaaagactaagagagagagaaagaaagaaagaaagaaagaaagaaagactaaaGAGGGGGagatctttttccttttctaaaaTTCTACTTTAAAAAGAATAGGACATACAGGCAATGGTCTTTATGGTCATAATTTATAATTCTAaaattttcatctgttttacGTGAATTTCTATCCCACGTCTACCGACATATATATTTGGGATGAAACAGAAGAACTACACAGGGTTGGATAAATTCAGGAAAACCATCCTAGGTCAGAAGAGGTGGGAGAAACCTCACCGTTGTCTCGACCGTCTCCGACAGCGATGTTGTCTGAGTCGGAAGCATGTTTTTCAGCAGACAGCCTCTGTGGGAGAGAACAACAACATGGCCGGGTCATGAAAGGTCACACAGGAGAGATAGTTTGCTGGGTAAGAGTCTGTACCAGTGCTGTGGTAGGGAGTAAACAAGCCAAAAGCAGGTTCGGTCAGGAAAAACACAGTCCAGACGGTAGCTTCCCAGTTCCCCCACTACGCTCTCTTCTTCCTCAGAGCTCCTGCTGTTAAATCAGGCTAAACGTACCCCACttaccacacgcacacacacacacacacacacgcacatacacgcaccacacacgcacacaagcgcacacccacacacacaccacacaagcacgcacacatacacacacacacccccacacgcacgtacacgcaccacacacacgcacacatacacacccccacacgcacgtacacgcaccacacacccccacacgcacgtacacgcaccacacacgcacacaagcgcacacacaccacacgcacgcatgcacatgcacacacgcgcacatgcacacatacacatacacacacacggaggtcATAATGATGGATAATCTTCATTTTGCCTCTGACAACAGGTCACTTACTTAAACATGTTATTTCTAGCAGCACTGACACAATTTACTGCTCTTAGTGTGACACCTCTTAATCTAGGCAGATGTTGAGTTCAACCAGGCAGTTAACTCTGGCTACCACCCTGTCAGTTTGTTTACTCTCGTGTTTAGGCACCGCTTTATAGCCGTGGATAAAATATAATTGCGCTCACGGTGGAAAACGAGACACTTCTCATTCGCAGAAACGTGTTTATACGGTGCTGAAAGTGAACACGTATTTACAACAGAGACATAAATTAAACAGGAAAAGAAGTTCAGATCATTTCCACAGTCTTTGGGTTGTTATTTGGATTACCTGAGTCAAATTTTAGTTAGTGTAAAAGCCTTTTTGGAATACTTTGCAGTACTTTGCAATAATGTAATGACACAGCTGCCAAATAAGTAATCCAGCATCAGCTTTCTCGTCGTGTATTATGTTCCATGTGTTTATGGATTATGTGAGAATGGGTGTATATCGGGTGACCTAAATTGCCGAGTGCTTTACCCTGTCCAGTTCTGTCTTTCTGAGGACTGTAGGAGAAGTGGAACCATCCAATCCGTTTCCTTGTCCACTGACCTCGCGGACCACCTAGACAGAGAATGACACGCATAGCAGTGGGTCAGGATTTGCaaaggaacaaacacacacacacacacacacacacacaaacacgcgcgcgcgcacacacagatacacagacatacacacaaacacaaacctccTCTAGACTACattgtttaatgttttctctGGCTTCTGATTTAGATAAGTAGGACTCTGTTCTGAACACAGGACTCCGGTCCTCAGACCAGAGAAGacgattgggggggggggggggggggggggggggtaagtagCTTACCCCCAGCCATTTCTCCGCTTGCTCCTTGCTCTGCACGGCCAAAACCAGGGTCTCTCCCCCAGGCAGAGAGAAGCGCAGCTCGTGTTTTTTCCTCCGCCCGTCTTTGGGCACGTAGATGACGTTACACAGGTTGAGTGGCAGGTCCATGTAGGGGGACTGGTCTTTGGAGCTTTTGTAGCACTAACACGGAAAAAGACGCATACAAACACCACATTATAGTTTCTACCCAGTCATCATCCAGCCCAAAATTAGACAGCGATATTGTTTTTTATCCATcgccttaaaaaaaatacacttttgcATGGAGGTACAAAAAGATAAGTACGTGGTATATCAACAATATTTTCCTGAACCTCTATACTGGAGACAAGTCCACTTCTCTGACAGAAATGGAGAACATGCAAAGCGGTAAAGGTCGATGACGGATGTTGTTACAGTGGATGTGAAAAGGTAAAATGTTCTCTGTGGGGGCGAGAGAGTTCGGGCCCACCTGCAGTCTGTTCTCTCGGATGACGGTGAGCTGTTTGGCCCACTGGCCGAAACGTTTTTTCCGCAGGAGGAAGGCGCAGATGCGGCAGTCCCTCACCGGGGCCATGGAGTTTTCCTCGGAGGGCCACTGGTGAGTCAGCCTGGggcctttctcctcctcctcttcatcgtACGACTCGTACGAACTGCTCAGAGCGTCCGAATCGTTGTCTGTGTGAGGAGACATGCCACAACCTGAAGATGTGAAACTTCACCGAACTGCTGAGAGAAACTAGCTACTTATTTTATTGTCAGTCAAACCAGACAGTCCAGTTACTAACGATTCTACAACTAATTACCagcactacaccacacaaataacaaaaagcaacagtttttgaaactgaacagtaaaATACTGAACAGTGCCATCTTTTGTACTTAACGTTGAGTAGGCTGCAGCCAGCGTATAGAGAGACACTATTTAATAATTGCCTTGTATGAAAAGACTTACAGGAGTTTTTGCGTCTTCCATTCATGCATGTGGTTGGATAGTTATTATCTGCATCTTCATAATACCCATCTTCAATGGAGTTAGGAGGGCTAGAGCTGCCTAAGGGGTCAGGGATGGATCAAATGTCAAAGGTCagatatcattcattcattcattcattttctcagttgcttatcctaattagggtcgcaggggggtgctggagcctatcccagcgctcattgggcaaaaggcggggaaacaccctggacaggttgccagttcATCGCAGGATATAATACCTTCTTTGGTCAATTCTAGTACCAGCACATTCAACTAGGTATCGTGCTCCCTGTGGCTAAGATTCATGGTACCGGGTTAGTTTTCCAGCTCTCATATTAAGaggtacattaaaaaaaaaatcataacatttGTTTCTCACATACAGAAGGGTTGTGAGAGTGCCTGGCTGAATCTTAAGAGTTTATGTAAATTAGTAAAAGACCCTGATGGTAAAAGACACAACAGAGACTACGAGATGTCGGCTGATTCCAGCCTGTGATATTTAACAAAGCCCAGTTGCTTTGGGTCAGGACTCACTGCGGCTGGTGATATACTCGGGCATCTTGCCAGGGCTGAGTGGCACAGCCTCTTCGTAGTAATCCTCGGGAGGGGGCGTGTTGGGCAAGGGCGGTGGTGAGTCTGTCGTGCtctggtccaaaaaaaaaaaaaagaaaaaaaaaaggtcaaattcaACGGTGTGGCTCAACAAACCCGGTGACACTTACCATCTGTCTGCCTTAGCACATTTATTCTCAACATCTGTTTCTCTACGCAAAAGCTAAACAGACACAGCTCTCCTACTCAACAACAACTTTGGAGAAGATATGTAACTGACGCGGCTAATCAAAATGAACTTCAACAGGCCCCTGCAACCCAGCTCTGAACCAAATCCATATGTCCTTCGGTGGTACTGTCTTAATTTAAATGACAGCGCACACACGAGAGGCATGTGTTCGCGGAaagcacaccccccccccccccccccccaagcatcTGGAGCGGTCCGCAAGCTTCCATTAAAAAATCACGACTCCTCTGGGAGTTGGGACATGTGGAGGAGCGGTCAGTGACGTGGGACAGTGACCGTGTAAAAAACGGCTTTTTGGCCCCGCGTACGCCCCAACTGCTGGAAAGCAGCTTCACGGGACACCCATTAATCTCAGTGCAGTACCTCTCTGTCAAATCACCCCACCCCTTATTAAACGGTGACATCACAACTCACAGTCCACTCATTTATTATCGGTGACCTGCATATGTGAACAATATGAGAGCATGAGACGTGGATTAGTTCTCACTGGTTTGGAAGGAGGTGTTTGGTCCGTGtggtctttcttttcttcttctgcttcaaCTTTAAGTTCGCCCAAATCACAGTCTGTGGAAAAGATGGGAAAACACATTCGGTGTCTACGTTTTTGCTCAGGAGGATTCGTACCGTGTGTGCAAAGTGTATCTCCATAGTGTGGATTTATTTCCTTACCAAATTTTTCAAACAGGGATTCCACAAAGCTAGTGCCATTTCTATACACCGAGGCATTCACATATAAGTACTCTGTCGAGGTCACTGCaagtgcagagagacagaaagagagagagagagagagagagagagacagggagcgcAAAAGGAAGTTGGTAAGTAATCATTTTCAAGGGAACTGGTATCTCCACAGGGCAAATTTCTGTATCTGTTCACCAAAATCCTCTTGGATGAGGAAAAGACAGCCCTCTCAAAACACTTTGCTCTTTATTGTTCTTTATCTCATCTGTGCGTGTCTATCAGATCATGACAGAGTTATGTAATGTAGGTCTTTGTGGCGGGTTGAATGTCTACCTGAAGGCTGGAGCTGCTTCAGAAGGTTTCTCACGgctgtcttcttctcttctgtggCAGAGCTCAAACTCTCGCGATCCAGCAGCTTCAGCAGCACATTCAGCTCCGTCACCAGGAGCTCCATCGCTACGGGGGTCAAAGGGCAGGGCCGTCAGACAGGAGAGCAGACTAcacaatttctctttctttgtcataACAACAGATCGATTATATCAGGAGCGGCCATGCACCGCAAACagctgtgacattttaaaacaaaaaaaaaaacagttgcacATGAAGAGACAGAAGGAAGGAATGGAGGTGATGGAttcgcattttttttttgttatggaaGATAAGTCTCTCTACCCCTCGGATGATTTCTGTGCAAGAATGAGGGAATCAAGTGAGATCAAGTCGCATGGGCCCTTGTAACACAATATCTCGCTCAGTGTCCGTAGGCTTTGCTCAAGTGTCAGCTAAATGCATGAGTTAtgggcagaggagagacagcgTCAGGTCAGCAAACTTTCAACTTGGCAGTGACTCAGAAATCAAAACCCCCAAACTGGGCCACTGAGTTCTCTCCCCCCTGCacccaaaagcaaaaaaacaaaaaaaaaaaaaacccactataCCGAACTAAGTTAAGTGAACACTCCCACAATGGAAACAAAGACATCCTCTGATCCATGGCAAAATGCCCAATCTGCTCTAACTGATCACAGAGTACCTTTAGAGAATATTCCagtgaatacagagagagagacatcatacacacacagagaaagagagagagagagagagagagagacgcagagacagagacagactctgAAAAACTCTCCCGTGCCACTCATATTGCAGAGTGAAGCAAATCAATACAACAGGTTTCATCTCTGAGGAGCAAACCTCCCAGTTTAGAGTGACTGTGAAGAAAcgccctctctcactctgtctgtctgagtgagaCGGTTTGACATGCAGAGGGTTTGACACTTATGAGAACTCTAACAGATGTTACTGCCCACATAGACTGCAGGCTTAATGGTGCTCACGCCCGGCGAGCTATTTGTGCAGCGCAAACCACGTTATAGAATGAACCGTGTTAACAACCGGGATATGAATTTGAGCTTTTGCAAAGTCAGCATTTTTGACACGTAAGAacataatcaaaaaaaaaaaaaaaaaaaaaaaaaaaaaaggcttgtgtCACAATTCAAATAAATCAA from Chanos chanos chromosome 2, fChaCha1.1, whole genome shotgun sequence includes these protein-coding regions:
- the afap1l1a gene encoding actin filament-associated protein 1-like 1 encodes the protein MNTEKPMELLVTELNVLLKLLDRESLSSATEEKKTAVRNLLKQLQPSVTSTEYLYVNASVYRNGTSFVESLFEKFDCDLGELKVEAEEEKKDHTDQTPPSKPSTTDSPPPLPNTPPPEDYYEEAVPLSPGKMPEYITSRSSSSPPNSIEDGYYEDADNNYPTTCMNGRRKNSYNDSDALSSSYESYDEEEEEKGPRLTHQWPSEENSMAPVRDCRICAFLLRKKRFGQWAKQLTVIRENRLQCYKSSKDQSPYMDLPLNLCNVIYVPKDGRRKKHELRFSLPGGETLVLAVQSKEQAEKWLGVVREVSGQGNGLDGSTSPTVLRKTELDRRLSAEKHASDSDNIAVGDGRDNGKAKRGALSELTGTVSRAAGRKITRIISFSKRKPPLPGDARTPSPDEDPRSGYISVLVNQCWKEQWCRVRGGFLYLHQERGEQRVPYTSVALHGCEVVPGLGPKHPFALRILKGGNEVAALEASCSEEMGRWLGVLLAEMGSSADPESLHYDYVDVETIANIRTAARHSFLWATSTDSRTYDEVPFEGPEQDDGRQNGGPQIKRRSSFSSSDTRKTNPQVTLKCHGSNANQYAKYGKTRAEEDARRYLQEKEELENERDGIRKALVALRKEKREAKEKMKNATDKQRLALEEKVSKLEESCRIREGERVDLELRLSQVKENLKKSLAGGALGAPVESKPVNKKSETTYSESVLPVNCASEMRRRPPSIYASAKGNVMQKAKEWESKRGT